In Bacteroidota bacterium, a genomic segment contains:
- a CDS encoding PKD domain-containing protein, whose amino-acid sequence MRHIKLNLTMLFAFLLIGWSAQAQITCSFTVDKVKVCLGDQLTFTPSPTKAANANVKSYRWYYGDGSSNTQDNPNFQYTSPGIYKPKLTVYLNNGDSCVTGSNMPIITVFPKPRPNYKLSNGNLKDTQCYEGNNFCLTDLSLPDSVTNAKIIRRVILWDDGSYDSTGADWVNNKFVCHTYLDSVGRWRSPKLIITDTNGCIAEFKIDSDFLVLDKIGARFTTQYVVKCDSTPVVFSNGSSINPNVIEWFEWNFGDGTTFKSSSPPTGAEKAQYWKKFTHVYYKSGPFAATLRIKSKFGCIDQFTNPYAGDNINLTLDPTVKDDTMCFGGHLLEFNSTPLFAPIPGQQQVYWFYLHPPPNNVDSGTWAPSHVYPKCGPKKVLMLVWQPPCQKLDSVDSMMLYGPGATIESPPGEIADTERHQCRVINTVHFPNHSEICDAVHIQFYWDFDDNSNALSINDTAICAWANLKDTLTYHYDGNTGKYDTTSTCFLGIPMPFLVHAFVYVNTKTAKNAVDKTKTDTFINYRIYYRHKNCDSVITGLDTFWTAKNTHYSYDWMPEHKYDTTHIKERCHTPKFVMKGEWYKYDTIMNASYAVECNSMAQVPFALMNPDASYLKTEGKNCYTVSPPPYNIKFKWDKSKPGCTQQFVSICFDSACCAYPSDPKCWTPQSAFSIPPWSPLPPWPTQYQRFYTPKVCDSNGWVTLGFAIQNRKGEYDSTIRRWCSDTFWFHHRLRFVPNNALFYTGQNLTGNYDCPWSYVMVHMVDTTQDSIVSIAWNWGDGAVTVDTISRRPYQRMRYQFDQYGGFTSTDITNLLPDTIIPTMYHQYPKRGVYYLSVTMTNTDSCYNSVRKNGRILIGNMAELYTDDTIICNTKNATQFTHFIRYWDPLGPPFSYFEWDDYPFWETPTLDRWGQPRPKPAGGYETFLWLFGDPINPSSKADTAYHSFSDTGIFDVRLVTKDSLGCRDTIHQNIYVNDVTADFKTSRDTLYCGQLVNFLDLSYTWGPCKSQGKCKDVIASWFWEFGDKTNPSILQNPTHQYTSNGLFTVKLIVKSTTGCWDTISKQIRVIGPLPKCAILTEDTGCAAFAVTFDNLSDTISKNFIWRFNQKLPNGTFKTISEATQSDSNFTHLFTDPGVYHITLTSSGAIYDPTTGTNRICEATYPDTVNGFQQPIIVVVLRTPQARFYNQPVACVGDRVPFINMSDTELVFMNYDFGDGATAHDTSIRYKDSTKIHKVTEDTTWHVFTKAGTYKILFTPTTHLCPDDTFGTITIDSVKANFGWDPNVEIPKFHFLDSSSGNVTTWAWDFGDPKLGPANKSSLKNPDVDYGNDTGEFLVCLFVTNGRCTDSICKKVQNNFDVNVIIPNSFTPDGDGINDGYFCETKGLSTKDSTPYELWIFNRWGERVFHTTDPQMQWNGKNQNDGSTCPEGTYFFNFKWKLRAWKEPKKAENFFEQTFIERPNADKPWGSAKGTITLLRKQ is encoded by the coding sequence ATGCGACATATAAAATTAAATTTAACAATGCTTTTTGCTTTCCTCCTGATAGGATGGTCAGCACAAGCTCAAATTACTTGTAGCTTTACGGTTGACAAGGTGAAGGTTTGTTTGGGAGACCAACTTACCTTTACCCCAAGCCCAACCAAAGCTGCCAACGCCAATGTAAAAAGTTACCGCTGGTATTATGGTGATGGGTCTTCCAACACACAGGACAACCCCAATTTCCAGTACACCTCGCCTGGTATTTATAAGCCAAAACTTACGGTTTATCTGAACAATGGCGATAGTTGTGTAACAGGTTCAAATATGCCCATCATTACAGTGTTCCCAAAACCTCGGCCCAATTACAAATTAAGTAATGGGAATTTGAAGGATACACAATGTTACGAAGGTAACAATTTCTGTTTAACAGATTTGTCATTGCCCGATTCTGTAACTAATGCCAAAATTATCCGCCGTGTGATACTTTGGGACGATGGTTCTTACGATTCAACGGGTGCCGATTGGGTTAACAATAAATTTGTTTGCCATACCTATCTCGATTCTGTTGGACGTTGGCGTTCTCCCAAATTAATTATTACTGATACCAATGGTTGTATAGCCGAGTTCAAAATCGACTCCGACTTTTTGGTGCTTGATAAGATAGGGGCGAGGTTCACCACACAGTATGTCGTAAAGTGCGATTCAACTCCAGTAGTCTTTTCCAATGGATCTTCCATCAACCCAAACGTAATTGAATGGTTTGAATGGAATTTTGGCGATGGCACTACCTTCAAATCGAGTTCTCCGCCAACAGGTGCAGAGAAAGCCCAATACTGGAAAAAATTCACACATGTCTATTATAAATCAGGGCCTTTTGCAGCCACACTTCGAATCAAATCCAAGTTTGGTTGTATAGATCAATTTACCAACCCCTATGCGGGTGATAATATTAACCTCACGTTAGACCCAACGGTTAAAGATGACACTATGTGTTTTGGAGGTCACTTACTAGAATTTAACAGTACCCCATTGTTTGCACCCATTCCTGGTCAACAACAAGTGTATTGGTTCTACCTGCACCCACCTCCGAATAATGTGGACTCAGGTACTTGGGCACCATCTCACGTTTATCCAAAATGTGGTCCTAAAAAAGTACTAATGCTAGTATGGCAACCACCTTGTCAAAAGTTAGATAGTGTGGATAGTATGATGCTTTATGGTCCGGGAGCCACAATCGAAAGTCCACCGGGGGAGATTGCTGATACCGAAAGACATCAGTGCCGTGTAATCAATACCGTGCATTTCCCAAACCACAGCGAGATTTGTGATGCAGTACATATTCAGTTTTATTGGGACTTCGACGATAACAGTAATGCCTTGTCTATTAACGATACCGCTATCTGTGCTTGGGCTAATTTAAAAGATACTTTAACCTATCATTATGATGGGAATACAGGGAAGTATGATACTACGTCCACGTGTTTTCTGGGGATACCGATGCCGTTCTTGGTACATGCTTTTGTATATGTCAATACAAAAACAGCCAAAAATGCTGTGGATAAAACAAAAACTGACACATTCATTAATTACCGTATATACTATCGCCACAAAAATTGCGATTCAGTTATTACAGGATTAGATACTTTTTGGACAGCAAAAAATACCCACTATAGCTACGATTGGATGCCTGAGCATAAGTATGATACCACACATATCAAAGAGCGGTGCCATACCCCAAAATTTGTGATGAAAGGCGAGTGGTATAAATACGATACCATTATGAATGCAAGCTATGCTGTTGAATGTAACAGTATGGCCCAAGTTCCATTTGCATTGATGAATCCAGATGCGAGCTATTTGAAAACTGAAGGAAAGAATTGTTATACAGTTTCACCCCCACCTTATAATATCAAGTTCAAATGGGACAAATCGAAACCCGGTTGCACCCAGCAGTTTGTTTCTATATGTTTCGATTCGGCTTGTTGTGCATACCCTAGTGATCCGAAGTGTTGGACACCCCAGTCAGCATTTAGTATTCCACCATGGAGCCCATTGCCACCTTGGCCTACCCAATACCAAAGATTCTATACACCTAAAGTTTGCGACTCTAACGGATGGGTAACACTTGGTTTTGCCATACAAAACAGAAAAGGCGAGTATGACTCTACAATTAGACGTTGGTGCTCAGATACATTTTGGTTCCACCACCGCTTGAGATTCGTTCCTAACAATGCATTGTTTTATACTGGTCAGAACCTTACTGGAAATTACGATTGCCCATGGTCTTATGTAATGGTACACATGGTTGATACCACCCAAGACAGTATTGTATCTATAGCCTGGAACTGGGGCGATGGAGCGGTAACTGTCGATACCATTTCGAGAAGGCCTTACCAAAGAATGCGATATCAATTTGACCAGTATGGAGGATTTACCTCCACCGATATTACGAATTTATTGCCCGATACTATAATTCCTACCATGTACCATCAATATCCGAAGCGAGGAGTTTATTATCTATCAGTTACCATGACCAATACCGATAGTTGCTATAACTCTGTGAGGAAAAATGGTCGTATTCTGATAGGTAATATGGCAGAACTGTATACTGATGATACTATAATATGTAATACGAAAAATGCAACGCAGTTTACCCACTTTATACGTTATTGGGATCCACTTGGACCTCCTTTCTCTTACTTTGAATGGGATGATTATCCATTCTGGGAAACTCCTACGCTAGACAGATGGGGACAACCTCGTCCAAAACCAGCAGGAGGCTATGAGACATTCCTTTGGTTATTTGGTGACCCCATAAACCCTTCATCTAAAGCAGATACTGCTTATCACTCATTCTCCGATACTGGCATATTTGATGTGAGATTGGTAACCAAAGATTCGCTGGGATGTAGAGATACGATTCACCAAAATATATATGTAAATGATGTAACTGCCGATTTTAAAACATCACGCGATACCTTATATTGTGGTCAGTTGGTAAACTTCCTCGACCTTTCCTATACTTGGGGACCCTGCAAAAGCCAAGGTAAATGTAAAGATGTGATAGCTTCATGGTTTTGGGAGTTTGGAGACAAAACAAACCCAAGTATATTGCAGAATCCTACACATCAATATACCTCGAATGGACTCTTTACGGTGAAACTCATAGTCAAATCCACTACAGGTTGTTGGGATACAATTTCAAAACAGATTAGGGTAATAGGCCCATTGCCAAAATGTGCGATACTAACCGAAGATACAGGTTGTGCTGCTTTTGCTGTAACATTTGATAACCTTTCAGATACTATTTCTAAGAATTTTATTTGGCGTTTCAATCAGAAGCTACCTAATGGAACCTTTAAAACAATATCAGAAGCAACACAGAGCGATTCTAACTTTACCCATCTATTCACCGACCCAGGCGTTTATCATATTACCTTAACTTCTTCGGGAGCAATTTATGACCCCACTACAGGAACTAATCGTATATGCGAGGCTACCTATCCCGATACGGTCAATGGATTCCAGCAGCCTATTATAGTTGTAGTTTTAAGAACACCGCAAGCTCGATTCTATAATCAACCAGTTGCATGTGTGGGCGATAGAGTGCCATTCATCAATATGAGCGATACAGAGTTGGTATTTATGAACTACGATTTTGGAGATGGTGCAACGGCACACGATACCAGTATTAGATATAAAGATTCTACCAAAATACATAAGGTAACAGAAGATACCACTTGGCACGTGTTTACCAAAGCAGGTACTTATAAAATACTGTTTACACCTACAACCCATCTTTGCCCCGATGATACTTTTGGAACTATTACTATTGATAGTGTGAAAGCTAATTTTGGTTGGGATCCAAATGTTGAGATACCCAAATTCCATTTCTTGGATAGCAGTTCAGGCAATGTAACAACTTGGGCTTGGGATTTCGGCGACCCTAAATTAGGACCTGCCAATAAATCGTCGTTGAAAAACCCAGATGTTGACTATGGTAATGATACAGGAGAATTCCTTGTTTGCTTGTTCGTTACCAACGGTAGGTGTACAGACTCTATATGCAAGAAAGTTCAGAATAACTTTGATGTGAACGTTATTATACCAAACAGCTTTACACCTGATGGCGATGGTATAAACGATGGTTATTTCTGCGAAACCAAAGGCCTTTCTACCAAAGACTCTACTCCTTACGAGTTGTGGATTTTCAACCGTTGGGGTGAACGCGTATTCCATACCACCGACCCTCAGATGCAGTGGAATGGTAAGAACCAAAATGACGGCTCTACCTGCCCAGAAGGTACATACTTCTTTAATTTTAAATGGAAGTTACGTGCATGGAAAGAGCCTAAAAAAGCTGAGAACTTCTTTGAACAAACATTCATAGAAAGACCCAATGCTGATAAACCTTGGGGATCGGCAAAAGGAACCATTACCCTTTTAAGAAAGCAATAA